Proteins encoded in a region of the Streptomyces sp. NBC_00310 genome:
- a CDS encoding SIS domain-containing protein, with product MSRTEIEIATQPECWRRAIELAGRPNDPSCTAMPRPGERVAVVGCGTSWFMAHAYALLRESAGHGETDAFAASEMPAGRAYDRVVALTRSGTTSEVLELLGRLRGRTPTVAVTADPKTPVMDVADAAVVLDFADETSVVQTRFATTELVLLRALLGEDLGHLAAQAASALVEPLPEELLDAEQFTFLGRGWAYGIAQEAALKMREAAGAWTEAYPVMEYRHGPISITGPGRVAWWFGDPTAVPGGLAEEIARTGGQLVALGRDPVADLIVVQRLAAALGGKRGLDPDNPRHLTRSVILT from the coding sequence CCCCTCGTGCACGGCCATGCCCCGGCCCGGCGAGCGGGTCGCCGTCGTGGGCTGCGGAACCTCCTGGTTCATGGCCCATGCCTATGCGCTGCTCCGGGAATCCGCGGGCCACGGGGAGACGGACGCCTTCGCGGCCTCCGAGATGCCGGCCGGCCGGGCCTACGACCGGGTGGTCGCGCTGACCCGGTCCGGCACCACGTCGGAGGTACTGGAACTGCTCGGCCGACTGCGCGGGCGGACGCCGACCGTCGCGGTCACCGCGGACCCGAAAACCCCGGTCATGGACGTCGCCGACGCGGCCGTCGTGCTCGACTTCGCCGACGAGACGTCGGTGGTGCAGACCCGGTTCGCCACCACCGAACTGGTGCTGCTGCGCGCGCTGCTCGGTGAGGACCTCGGCCATCTGGCGGCACAGGCCGCCTCGGCGCTGGTCGAACCACTGCCCGAAGAGCTCCTCGACGCCGAGCAGTTCACCTTTCTCGGGCGCGGCTGGGCGTACGGGATCGCCCAGGAAGCGGCCCTGAAGATGCGCGAGGCGGCCGGCGCCTGGACGGAGGCGTACCCCGTCATGGAGTACCGGCACGGGCCGATCAGCATCACCGGACCGGGCCGGGTGGCCTGGTGGTTCGGCGACCCGACGGCCGTTCCCGGTGGTCTGGCGGAGGAAATCGCGCGCACCGGCGGCCAGTTGGTCGCCCTCGGGCGCGACCCGGTGGCCGACCTCATCGTGGTGCAGCGGTTGGCCGCGGCCCTCGGCGGGAAGCGCGGGCTCGACCCGGACAACCCCCGCCATCTGACCCGCTCGGTGATCCTGACCTGA